From Pan paniscus chromosome 9, NHGRI_mPanPan1-v2.0_pri, whole genome shotgun sequence, the proteins below share one genomic window:
- the CNIH2 gene encoding protein cornichon homolog 2 isoform X2 — MDLTTPLCCCVLFNASPQNFCVKIIAFDELRTDFKNPIDQGNPARARERLKNIERICCLLRKLVVPEYSIHGLFCLMFLCAAEWVTLGLNIPLLFYHLWRYFHRPADGSEVMYDAVSIMNADILNYCQKESWCKLAFYLLSFFYYLYSMVYTLVSF; from the exons ATGGACCTGACCACCCCACTCTGCTGCTGTGTACTCTTCAATGCCTCCCCCCAAAATTTTTGTGTTAAA ATCATAGCCTTTGATGAGCTGCGGACAGACTTCAAGAACCCCATCGACCAGGGGAACCCTGCGCGGGCA CGCGAGCGTTTAAAAAACATCGAACGCATCTGCTGCCTCCTGAGGAAG CTGGTGGTCCCAGAATACTCCATCCACGGCCTCTTCTGTCTGATGTTTCTGTGTGCAGCAGAGTGGGTGACCCTGGGCCTCAACATCCCCCTCCTCTTCTACCACCTCTGGAG GTACTTCCACCGTCCTGCAGATGGCTCTGAGGTCATGTATGATGCGGTCTCCATCATGAATGCTGACATTCTCAACTACTGCCAGAAGGAGTCCTGGTGCAAACTTGCCTTCTACCTGCTCTCCTTCTTCTATTACCTGTACAG